The Prosthecobacter sp. genome has a segment encoding these proteins:
- the hisH gene encoding imidazole glycerol phosphate synthase subunit HisH: MKLGVLDYGAGNLRSVLNAFEAIGAHANLVTKPEDFDGIDVLVFPGQGAFGDSVRILKETGLWEPLRAWLKAEKPYLGICLGYQLLFESSEECPGVEGLSAVAGKVRKFDAASGLKIPHMGWNVAQWETSQSAVWSGLPNPTYIYFVHSYYPEVQDESLALCRTDYGVSFISGIAKKNLVAVQFHPEKSQEAGLTLLRNALKVLEESRA; encoded by the coding sequence ATGAAACTCGGCGTGCTGGATTATGGCGCGGGGAACCTGCGCAGCGTGTTGAATGCCTTCGAGGCCATCGGAGCGCATGCGAATCTCGTCACGAAGCCGGAGGACTTCGACGGCATTGATGTGCTCGTGTTTCCGGGTCAGGGCGCGTTCGGGGATTCCGTGCGCATTCTGAAGGAAACCGGGCTGTGGGAGCCGCTGCGGGCCTGGTTGAAAGCGGAGAAGCCGTATCTCGGCATCTGTCTCGGCTACCAGCTCCTGTTTGAAAGCAGCGAAGAATGCCCCGGTGTCGAAGGTTTGTCCGCAGTGGCTGGCAAAGTGCGCAAATTCGATGCGGCGAGCGGTTTGAAGATCCCGCACATGGGCTGGAACGTCGCGCAGTGGGAAACGAGCCAGTCAGCGGTTTGGAGCGGGCTGCCGAACCCGACTTACATCTATTTCGTTCACTCCTATTACCCCGAGGTGCAGGATGAATCGCTGGCTCTGTGCCGCACGGATTACGGCGTGAGCTTCATCAGCGGCATCGCGAAGAAGAACCTCGTCGCGGTGCAGTTTCACCCGGAAAAGAGCCAGGAGGCGGGCCTCACCCTGCTGCGCAATGCGCTGAAGGTTTTGGAAGAGTCGCGAGCGTAA
- the hisB gene encoding imidazoleglycerol-phosphate dehydratase HisB: MSQARTAKQHRKTAETDIEIELNVDGSGKSQIDTGVPFFDHMLTLFTKHGLFDLKVKVVGDIEVDYHHTVEDTGIVLGNCFREALGNKAGIVRYGFWLLPMDETLAEVALDLSGRSFLSYHAPENVEAIGGVNRFSYQLVEEFLRAFASSLLATLHVEIRRGRDAHHMAEAIFKGLARALDAATKHDPRVTGIPSTKDVL; encoded by the coding sequence ATGAGCCAAGCCAGAACCGCCAAGCAGCACCGCAAAACCGCCGAGACGGACATTGAGATCGAACTCAATGTCGATGGGAGCGGCAAATCGCAGATCGACACAGGAGTGCCGTTCTTCGACCACATGCTGACTCTGTTCACGAAGCACGGCCTTTTTGACCTCAAGGTGAAGGTCGTGGGCGACATTGAAGTCGATTACCATCACACGGTCGAGGACACCGGCATCGTGCTAGGCAACTGCTTCCGCGAAGCCTTGGGCAACAAGGCTGGCATCGTGCGCTACGGCTTCTGGCTTCTTCCCATGGATGAAACGCTCGCCGAAGTCGCGCTCGACCTCAGCGGACGCTCCTTCCTCAGCTATCACGCGCCTGAGAACGTCGAAGCCATTGGCGGAGTGAACCGCTTCAGCTACCAGCTCGTGGAGGAATTCCTGCGCGCCTTCGCTTCGAGCCTACTGGCGACGCTTCACGTCGAAATCCGTCGCGGACGCGACGCGCATCACATGGCGGAAGCAATCTTCAAAGGTCTCGCACGCGCGCTGGATGCGGCCACCAAGCACGATCCGCGCGTCACCGGCATCCCCAGCACAAAAGACGTTCTGTGA
- a CDS encoding DUF1501 domain-containing protein, producing MTTSANLLHRRSFLNRFGLGLGGIALNEMLAQESHGAAAAVDRGVLGSTHHFAKAKRIIYLFMSGGPSHLDLFDYKPLLNQRNGEQLPDSVRGGQRLTGMSGNQSSIPMVGSPFKFTQHGQAGGWFSELLPHTASIADDICVARSMFTESINHGPGVTFFQTGSQIAGRPSFGSWLSYGLGAENANLPSFTVLITKGKGGQPLGSHLWGSGFLPTRHQGVLFRAAKDPVLYLGNPAGVSADSRRLMLDRLKELNEHQFAGTPDAEIQNRIDHYEMAFRMQTSIPEVTDLSDEPQHVLDSYGPDVKTPGTFAANCLQARRLAEKGVRFIQLYHQDWDHHGGLPGALPKLCKETDQPAAALVKDLKQRGLLDDTLVVWGGEFGRTAYCQGKISTNFGRDHHPRCFSAWFAGGGIKAGSVYGETDDFGYNTVKDGLHIHDFHATLMHLLGIDHERLTYKFQGRRYRLTDVHGHLVKGIVA from the coding sequence ATGACCACTTCCGCCAACTTGCTTCATCGCCGCTCCTTTCTGAACCGCTTTGGTTTAGGCTTGGGCGGCATCGCTTTGAATGAAATGCTGGCCCAGGAGAGCCACGGTGCCGCTGCGGCGGTGGATCGGGGCGTTTTGGGCAGCACGCATCATTTTGCGAAGGCGAAGCGGATCATTTATCTGTTCATGTCGGGCGGGCCGTCGCATCTGGATCTGTTCGATTACAAGCCGCTGCTGAACCAGCGGAACGGCGAGCAGCTTCCTGACTCGGTGCGCGGTGGGCAGCGGTTGACGGGGATGTCGGGGAATCAGTCGTCGATTCCAATGGTGGGATCGCCGTTCAAGTTCACGCAGCATGGGCAGGCGGGTGGATGGTTCAGCGAGTTGCTGCCGCACACAGCGAGCATCGCGGACGACATCTGCGTGGCGCGGTCGATGTTCACAGAGTCGATCAATCACGGGCCGGGAGTGACGTTTTTCCAGACGGGATCGCAGATCGCGGGGCGGCCGAGTTTTGGCTCGTGGCTGAGTTATGGGCTTGGTGCGGAGAATGCGAATCTGCCGTCTTTCACGGTGCTGATCACGAAGGGTAAGGGTGGGCAGCCGCTGGGATCGCACCTGTGGGGCAGCGGTTTCTTGCCGACGAGACATCAGGGCGTGCTGTTCCGTGCGGCGAAGGACCCGGTGCTGTATCTCGGCAATCCGGCGGGCGTGAGCGCTGACAGCCGCAGACTGATGCTAGATCGCCTCAAGGAACTGAATGAGCATCAGTTTGCCGGAACGCCGGACGCGGAGATTCAGAATCGCATCGACCACTATGAAATGGCCTTCCGCATGCAGACGAGCATTCCCGAAGTGACGGATCTGAGCGATGAGCCGCAGCATGTGCTCGACAGCTACGGGCCGGATGTGAAGACGCCGGGCACTTTTGCCGCGAACTGCCTGCAAGCGCGTCGTCTGGCGGAAAAAGGCGTGCGTTTCATCCAACTCTACCATCAGGACTGGGATCATCACGGCGGTCTGCCCGGTGCGCTGCCGAAGTTGTGCAAGGAAACCGACCAGCCAGCCGCAGCACTGGTCAAAGACCTCAAACAGCGCGGTTTGCTGGATGATACACTCGTCGTCTGGGGCGGCGAGTTTGGCCGCACGGCCTATTGCCAGGGCAAGATCAGCACGAACTTTGGCCGAGATCATCATCCTCGCTGTTTCAGCGCGTGGTTCGCGGGCGGCGGCATCAAGGCAGGGTCGGTGTATGGCGAGACGGACGATTTCGGCTACAACACGGTCAAGGACGGCCTGCACATCCACGATTTCCACGCCACGCTGATGCACCTGCTCGGCATCGACCACGAACGGCTGACGTACAAGTTCCAGGGACGCCGCTACCGGCTCACGGATGTGCATGGGCATCTGGTGAAGGGCATCGTGGCGTAG
- a CDS encoding DUF1553 domain-containing protein, producing the protein MTRGLFVILFISLFTTSLSAAPAKVKFNRDVRPILSDKCFFCHGPDPKKREADLRLDERNAAVEAKAFVPGKAEVSEMIQRILSTDADDHMPPAKSKLGDLTADEIAILKQWIDEGAEYEAHWAFISLKPEATKDQSIDKIVSTGLAERGLKLQPEATPETLIRRLSFDLTGLPPTPEEVTAFVTEHQFDPASSIQHLVTRLLASPQYGERMAVDWLDVARYADSYGFQVDREREVWPWRDWVVKAFNDNLPYDKFVTWQLAGDLLPNATDEQILATAFNRLHQQENEGGSVEEEYRVEYVADRVQTVATAFLGLTFECSRCHDHKYDPITQKDYYGLFSMLQNIDEAGLYSFFTPSPPTPAMMLMDQPAKDKMVALKAKVAALEKPNSPTQPDLSRDELAHFTFDELKGNKLADSLHAAPPPQPKKDAKDKGPPDPAAVLKGENKLVPGKIGNAIQFTGDDAVDTPLGNFQRHEPFSVSLWMQTPDVKDRAVVFHRSQAWTDAASRGYELLIEEGKLKWSLIHFWPGNAISIRTKENIPLKQWLNVLVTYDGSSRADGLKIFVEGKQAAVDVIKDNLTKTIAGGGHDNISLGERMRDRGFKGGLIDDFRVFGRDLTTETNADLQKARAELYAFQDAQKELMVMKELPQPKKAYVLTRGEYDKRGEEVGPTTPASLSPFPKGAPKNRLGYAQWLTAPDHPLMARVTVNRLWQSLFGRGLVKTTEDFGSQGERPLYPELIDYLAMKFIQSGWDVKALVKEIVTSQAYRQNSIADAKTMADDPDNQWLARGPSFRLPAEMIRDNALATAGLIKLTMGGPPVHSYEMSEAFKPVTPGAGDTVYRRSLYSNWRRTSPPPAMVAFDAPRRAVCISRRERTDSPLQALILLNGVQYVEAARVLGEKLHLEAKGNLPQMIESGFLRCLSRKPDAKEMQICTQLYQEQLAHFKAVPKEAEELFKTGNAKRDVSVTAPEAAAAAVLAQALMNHDASVVKR; encoded by the coding sequence ATGACGCGCGGCCTTTTTGTCATCCTCTTCATTTCATTGTTCACGACCTCCCTTTCGGCGGCTCCCGCCAAGGTGAAGTTCAATCGCGATGTGCGCCCGATTCTCTCGGACAAGTGCTTCTTCTGCCACGGTCCTGACCCCAAGAAGCGTGAAGCCGATCTGCGGCTGGATGAGCGCAACGCTGCCGTGGAAGCGAAGGCATTTGTCCCTGGCAAAGCCGAAGTGAGCGAGATGATCCAGCGCATCCTCTCCACGGATGCCGACGACCACATGCCTCCGGCCAAATCGAAGCTCGGCGACCTCACGGCAGATGAAATCGCCATCCTGAAGCAGTGGATCGACGAAGGGGCGGAATATGAGGCGCATTGGGCATTCATTTCGTTGAAGCCGGAGGCGACCAAGGACCAGAGCATCGACAAGATCGTCAGCACTGGTCTGGCAGAGCGCGGTTTGAAGCTTCAGCCCGAAGCGACGCCGGAAACACTCATCCGCCGCCTTAGCTTCGATCTCACCGGCCTGCCACCGACGCCGGAGGAAGTCACCGCCTTTGTCACCGAGCATCAGTTTGATCCAGCATCAAGCATCCAGCATCTAGTGACGAGGCTCCTCGCCTCACCGCAATACGGCGAACGCATGGCGGTGGACTGGCTCGACGTGGCGCGCTACGCGGACAGCTACGGCTTCCAGGTGGATCGCGAACGCGAGGTGTGGCCTTGGCGCGACTGGGTGGTGAAGGCCTTCAACGACAACCTGCCATACGACAAGTTCGTGACCTGGCAGCTTGCGGGTGATCTGCTGCCGAATGCCACGGATGAACAGATCCTCGCCACCGCGTTCAATCGCCTGCATCAGCAGGAGAACGAAGGCGGCAGCGTGGAGGAGGAATACCGCGTCGAATACGTCGCCGACCGCGTGCAGACCGTGGCGACAGCATTTCTCGGCCTGACCTTCGAGTGCTCTCGCTGTCACGATCACAAGTATGACCCGATCACGCAGAAGGACTATTACGGACTCTTTTCGATGCTGCAGAACATCGACGAAGCTGGCTTGTATTCCTTCTTCACGCCTTCACCGCCGACTCCGGCAATGATGCTGATGGATCAGCCTGCGAAGGACAAGATGGTGGCGCTCAAAGCCAAGGTGGCAGCCTTGGAGAAGCCAAACTCACCCACTCAGCCCGACCTAAGCCGCGATGAACTGGCTCACTTCACGTTTGACGAGCTGAAGGGCAACAAGCTGGCCGATTCGCTGCATGCGGCACCTCCGCCGCAGCCGAAGAAGGACGCCAAAGACAAAGGTCCACCTGATCCCGCCGCCGTGCTGAAGGGTGAGAACAAACTGGTGCCCGGCAAGATCGGCAATGCCATCCAATTCACCGGCGATGACGCGGTGGACACGCCGCTGGGCAATTTCCAGCGCCACGAGCCCTTCAGCGTGTCTCTGTGGATGCAAACACCGGATGTGAAGGACCGTGCGGTGGTGTTTCATCGCTCACAGGCCTGGACGGACGCAGCAAGCCGCGGCTACGAGCTGCTGATTGAAGAAGGAAAGCTCAAGTGGTCGCTGATTCACTTCTGGCCAGGCAATGCGATCAGCATCCGAACCAAGGAGAACATCCCGCTGAAGCAATGGCTGAATGTGTTGGTGACGTATGATGGCAGCAGCCGTGCGGATGGGTTGAAGATCTTCGTGGAAGGCAAACAAGCCGCAGTGGATGTCATCAAAGACAACCTGACGAAAACCATCGCCGGTGGCGGCCATGACAACATCAGCCTCGGCGAGCGCATGCGGGATCGCGGCTTCAAAGGCGGCCTGATTGATGACTTCCGCGTGTTTGGCCGCGATCTGACCACGGAGACGAACGCCGACCTGCAAAAGGCGCGGGCCGAGCTGTATGCTTTTCAGGATGCGCAGAAGGAGCTGATGGTCATGAAGGAGCTGCCGCAGCCCAAGAAGGCCTACGTGCTCACTCGTGGCGAGTATGACAAGCGCGGCGAAGAAGTCGGCCCCACCACTCCTGCGTCGCTGTCACCGTTTCCAAAGGGAGCGCCGAAGAACCGCCTCGGTTACGCGCAATGGCTCACCGCGCCGGATCATCCGCTCATGGCGCGGGTCACGGTGAACCGCCTGTGGCAGAGTTTGTTCGGACGCGGACTGGTGAAGACGACGGAAGACTTCGGCAGTCAGGGCGAGCGGCCGTTGTATCCCGAGCTGATCGATTACCTCGCCATGAAGTTCATTCAGAGCGGCTGGGATGTGAAGGCGCTGGTGAAGGAGATCGTCACAAGCCAGGCGTATCGTCAGAACAGCATCGCCGATGCGAAGACGATGGCGGATGATCCCGACAACCAATGGCTTGCTCGCGGTCCAAGCTTCCGGCTGCCTGCGGAGATGATTCGTGACAATGCCTTGGCTACTGCTGGCTTGATCAAGCTCACGATGGGTGGCCCGCCCGTGCATTCCTATGAGATGTCCGAAGCCTTCAAGCCCGTCACCCCAGGCGCAGGCGACACGGTCTATCGCCGCAGTCTCTACTCCAACTGGCGCCGCACCAGCCCTCCGCCCGCCATGGTCGCCTTCGATGCGCCACGACGTGCGGTGTGCATTTCGCGACGCGAACGCACCGATTCACCACTCCAAGCGCTCATTCTGCTCAACGGCGTGCAGTATGTAGAGGCGGCGCGTGTGCTCGGCGAGAAGCTGCATCTCGAAGCGAAGGGCAACCTGCCCCAGATGATCGAATCCGGCTTCCTGCGCTGCCTGAGCCGGAAACCGGATGCGAAAGAGATGCAAATCTGCACCCAGCTCTATCAGGAACAGCTCGCTCATTTCAAAGCGGTGCCGAAGGAGGCCGAAGAACTTTTCAAAACAGGGAATGCCAAGCGAGATGTCTCCGTTACGGCTCCTGAAGCGGCGGCTGCGGCGGTTCTGGCGCAGGCTTTGATGAATCATGATGCCTCTGTCGTTAAACGTTAA
- a CDS encoding DUF1501 domain-containing protein: MNTLSYSRREMLARAGGGFGMLAFASMLEAAKNPFSPKVPMQVGGKAKSIIWIFTNGGPSQVDTWDYKPELAKRDGQTLEGFDPKTGFFPGSVGGLMKSPFEFKQHGQSGTWCSDLFPKTAMHVDKMCFIHSCWTGSNNHSPALFMMNTGTTRMGYPCVGSWVNYGLGSESDSLPSFVVMSDPLNRGLPKGSAANWGAGFLPSVYQGTWLKPSGAPIDNLALPASLTPQRQRAQLDLLAWLNRQSLGGSAIESELNARIESFELAYRMQTSAPEAFDVKGEPEHIQKLYGVNEKHCGHFAAQCLTARRMVERGVRFIQLYSGGMENQQSWDGHKDILGNHRGFANESDQPVAALISDLEQRGLLDQTLIVWGGEFGRLPIAQKGDQPGRDHNPHAFTVWMCGGGVKGGYHHGESDEIGFKAAIDKVSVHDLHATILAAAGLDHERLTFKFQGLDQRLTGVENPKVVKAVFA, encoded by the coding sequence ATGAACACACTCTCTTATTCCCGTCGTGAAATGCTCGCTCGTGCGGGCGGTGGTTTTGGGATGCTGGCGTTCGCTTCGATGCTGGAGGCGGCGAAGAATCCTTTCTCGCCGAAGGTGCCGATGCAGGTCGGGGGGAAGGCGAAGTCGATCATCTGGATCTTCACCAACGGCGGGCCGTCACAGGTCGATACCTGGGATTACAAGCCGGAGCTGGCGAAGCGCGATGGGCAAACGCTGGAGGGGTTTGATCCGAAAACGGGCTTCTTCCCCGGATCGGTGGGCGGGCTGATGAAGTCCCCGTTCGAGTTCAAGCAGCACGGGCAGAGCGGGACGTGGTGCAGCGATCTGTTTCCGAAGACGGCGATGCATGTGGACAAAATGTGCTTCATCCACAGTTGCTGGACGGGATCGAACAATCACTCCCCCGCCCTTTTCATGATGAACACAGGCACCACGCGCATGGGCTACCCGTGTGTGGGTTCGTGGGTGAACTACGGCCTCGGCAGCGAGAGCGATTCGCTGCCTAGCTTTGTGGTGATGAGCGATCCACTGAATCGCGGCCTGCCGAAGGGCAGCGCGGCGAACTGGGGCGCGGGCTTTTTGCCAAGTGTGTATCAGGGGACGTGGCTGAAGCCCAGCGGGGCGCCCATCGACAACCTCGCGTTGCCTGCCTCGCTCACGCCGCAGCGTCAGCGGGCGCAGCTCGATCTGCTGGCGTGGCTGAATCGTCAATCGCTCGGCGGATCGGCCATCGAGAGCGAGCTGAATGCCCGCATCGAGAGCTTTGAGCTGGCTTACCGCATGCAGACCTCGGCCCCGGAGGCTTTTGATGTCAAAGGTGAGCCGGAGCACATCCAGAAGCTCTATGGCGTGAATGAGAAGCACTGTGGCCACTTCGCCGCGCAGTGTCTCACTGCGCGGCGCATGGTGGAGCGCGGCGTGCGCTTCATCCAGCTCTACAGCGGCGGCATGGAGAACCAGCAGAGCTGGGACGGCCACAAGGACATCCTCGGCAACCATCGCGGCTTCGCGAATGAGAGCGACCAGCCTGTGGCGGCACTGATCAGCGATCTGGAGCAGCGTGGATTGCTCGATCAGACGCTCATCGTCTGGGGCGGTGAGTTTGGGCGTCTGCCCATCGCGCAAAAAGGCGATCAGCCGGGACGTGATCACAATCCGCACGCCTTCACCGTCTGGATGTGCGGCGGCGGAGTCAAAGGCGGCTACCACCACGGCGAGAGCGATGAAATCGGCTTCAAAGCCGCCATCGACAAAGTCAGCGTACATGACCTTCATGCTACGATCCTCGCGGCAGCCGGACTCGATCACGAGCGGCTCACCTTCAAATTCCAAGGTCTCGATCAGCGTCTGACAGGCGTGGAGAATCCGAAGGTGGTGAAGGCGGTGTTTGCATGA
- a CDS encoding PSD1 and planctomycete cytochrome C domain-containing protein has protein sequence MRFLLFILTTSSALAANLPPDHAQRMERGLKLFQQDVAALLKENCLKCHGGEKVKSDFDMATREDLLRGGSHGSVVVPFDAKSSSLVAQINHAKEPHMPDSSPKLPEEAISKIAAWIDDGAPYSAPLIAGKKPKKDSSVVTDEDRQWWAFQPLKKVQAKSIDELLLKNAKGMTFAPAADKAVLVRRLFLDLTGLPPSEVLDTADLSDLIDALLESPRYGERWARHWLDVARYAESTGFEQDYDRPFAFHYRDFVIKALNSDMPYDQFVKWQLAGDEYEPQNPLALAATGFLGAGVFPSQITANEVESSRYDAMDDMLGTTAGGMLGLTLSCARCHDHKFDPLPTRDYYAMLSTFTTTTRMNVDVHPDGKVTSAITTMNAKKNTPAIQGATRMMICAEGYDPIVMHTQGGPFFDKTHVLKRGNPLMKDGEAVQGFLQVLSKPGDSKRWQWQPPKDAKYNGRRRSLSNWITDVDQGAGALLARVIVNRLWQHHFGTGLVPTPNDFGKTGTPCTQPELLDWLAGQLITNGWKLKPIHKMILMSRAWQQSSARDAKKEAADPANGLFMRFVPQRLEAEAIRDSMLAVSGVLDATMFGPGTRDENSKRRSIYFNIKRSQLIGSMVAFDLPEPLVSQGARPTTTVAPQALVLMNSPQSRSWAEGLAKRVSAAGDAAKQIAMIYRLCFNRVPKADEVAAGAEFLKSAGSLADYCQVVLSLNEFIYVN, from the coding sequence ATGCGATTCCTCCTTTTCATCCTCACCACGAGTTCTGCCCTTGCTGCGAATCTGCCGCCGGATCATGCCCAGCGCATGGAGCGCGGCTTGAAGTTGTTTCAGCAGGATGTGGCGGCCCTTTTGAAGGAAAACTGCCTCAAGTGCCACGGCGGCGAAAAAGTGAAGAGCGACTTCGACATGGCCACGCGTGAGGATTTGCTGCGCGGCGGCTCGCACGGCAGCGTGGTGGTGCCTTTCGATGCGAAGAGCAGTTCGCTCGTGGCGCAGATCAACCACGCCAAGGAGCCGCACATGCCGGACAGCAGCCCGAAGCTGCCTGAAGAAGCCATTTCGAAGATTGCGGCGTGGATTGATGATGGGGCGCCGTATTCCGCACCGCTCATCGCCGGGAAGAAGCCGAAGAAGGACAGCAGCGTCGTGACGGACGAAGATCGCCAGTGGTGGGCCTTCCAGCCGCTGAAAAAGGTGCAGGCGAAGAGCATTGATGAGCTGCTTTTGAAGAACGCAAAGGGCATGACCTTTGCACCGGCTGCGGACAAAGCGGTGCTGGTGCGGAGGCTGTTTCTGGATCTGACGGGGCTGCCGCCGTCAGAGGTTTTGGACACGGCTGACCTGAGTGACCTGATTGACGCGCTGCTCGAATCTCCGCGCTACGGCGAACGCTGGGCACGCCACTGGCTCGACGTGGCCCGCTATGCCGAGAGCACGGGCTTTGAGCAGGACTACGACCGCCCGTTTGCGTTTCATTACCGCGACTTCGTGATCAAGGCGCTGAACTCGGACATGCCGTATGACCAGTTCGTGAAGTGGCAGCTCGCAGGAGACGAATACGAGCCGCAGAACCCGCTGGCACTTGCAGCGACGGGTTTTCTCGGCGCGGGCGTGTTTCCCTCACAAATCACCGCGAACGAGGTCGAAAGCTCCCGCTACGATGCGATGGACGACATGCTGGGCACGACGGCGGGTGGCATGCTCGGACTCACGCTGAGCTGCGCCCGCTGTCACGATCACAAATTCGATCCGCTGCCCACCCGCGACTACTACGCGATGCTGAGCACCTTCACCACGACCACACGCATGAATGTGGATGTGCATCCTGACGGCAAAGTGACCTCCGCCATCACGACGATGAATGCCAAAAAGAACACGCCAGCCATCCAAGGTGCCACACGCATGATGATCTGCGCCGAGGGCTATGATCCCATCGTCATGCACACGCAGGGCGGGCCGTTCTTTGACAAGACGCATGTGCTGAAGCGCGGCAATCCTCTCATGAAGGACGGCGAGGCCGTGCAGGGCTTCTTGCAAGTGCTGAGCAAGCCCGGCGACTCGAAACGCTGGCAATGGCAGCCGCCGAAGGACGCGAAATACAACGGCAGGCGGCGTTCGCTGTCGAACTGGATCACGGATGTCGATCAGGGAGCCGGTGCGCTGCTAGCGCGGGTGATCGTGAACCGCCTGTGGCAGCATCATTTCGGCACGGGCCTCGTCCCGACGCCGAATGACTTCGGCAAGACCGGCACGCCTTGCACGCAGCCCGAGTTGCTCGATTGGCTGGCGGGTCAGCTCATCACGAATGGTTGGAAGCTCAAACCCATCCACAAGATGATCCTCATGAGCCGTGCCTGGCAGCAAAGCAGCGCCCGCGATGCCAAGAAGGAAGCCGCCGACCCCGCGAACGGTCTTTTCATGCGCTTCGTGCCGCAGCGGCTCGAAGCCGAGGCGATCCGCGACTCGATGCTGGCCGTGAGCGGCGTGTTGGACGCAACCATGTTCGGCCCCGGCACTCGCGATGAGAACAGCAAGCGCCGCAGCATCTACTTCAACATCAAACGCAGCCAGCTCATCGGCAGCATGGTGGCCTTTGACCTGCCCGAGCCGCTCGTGAGCCAAGGCGCACGCCCCACGACGACCGTGGCCCCGCAGGCCCTCGTGCTCATGAACAGCCCCCAATCCCGATCATGGGCCGAAGGGCTCGCCAAACGCGTTTCAGCCGCTGGCGATGCCGCGAAGCAGATCGCGATGATTTACCGCCTTTGCTTCAACCGTGTTCCAAAAGCCGATGAAGTGGCCGCCGGTGCCGAGTTTTTGAAATCAGCCGGTTCCCTGGCAGATTACTGCCAGGTGGTGCTGAGCTTGAATGAATTCATTTACGTCAACTGA
- a CDS encoding AraC family transcriptional regulator produces the protein MPDAAVSDYNTGMSNRRKYLNYTTPWGVDLARVAKSGWTPFLIHESGYQPHLEDWNHQGVDSPFWRFYYNPKPGCYLLFQGQKIALEPKKAVLIPADTVFDCCAPVKACHFWLHFTTARPGVSIPAAPIVISADDSLRTLLTKLIFTHREPPTELRDHRLHHLSAALLHTVFATLETDSPPAMPERIVEVLALIARAPHSKLTNPFLAERAGMSVERFIRSFREHTGQTPAAYVLSTRIRLSGEALALTDKTIDQIAVEFGFPNRHYFSRMFARQVGCGPSEFRQRQRERKGR, from the coding sequence ATGCCAGATGCCGCCGTATCTGATTACAACACTGGCATGTCGAACCGGCGCAAGTACCTCAACTACACCACGCCCTGGGGCGTGGATCTTGCCCGCGTGGCGAAATCGGGCTGGACGCCGTTTTTGATCCACGAAAGCGGCTACCAGCCTCATCTGGAGGATTGGAATCATCAGGGCGTCGATTCACCCTTCTGGCGCTTCTACTACAATCCCAAACCCGGCTGCTATCTGCTGTTTCAGGGGCAGAAAATCGCGCTGGAGCCAAAGAAGGCGGTCTTGATCCCGGCGGACACGGTGTTCGACTGTTGCGCCCCGGTGAAGGCCTGCCACTTCTGGCTGCACTTCACCACCGCACGGCCCGGTGTGTCCATTCCTGCCGCTCCCATCGTCATTTCGGCCGATGATTCACTGCGGACGCTGCTGACCAAACTTATCTTCACGCATCGCGAACCACCGACAGAACTGCGTGATCACCGTCTGCATCATCTCAGCGCCGCGCTGCTGCACACCGTTTTCGCCACGCTCGAAACCGACTCACCGCCTGCGATGCCGGAGCGTATCGTTGAAGTGCTGGCTCTCATTGCCCGTGCGCCGCACAGCAAGCTGACGAATCCCTTCCTCGCCGAGCGTGCGGGCATGAGCGTGGAGCGTTTCATCCGCAGTTTCCGTGAGCACACCGGCCAGACGCCTGCCGCGTATGTCTTGAGCACAAGAATTCGACTCTCAGGCGAGGCTTTGGCACTCACGGACAAGACGATCGATCAAATCGCCGTCGAGTTTGGCTTTCCCAACCGACATTACTTCAGCCGCATGTTTGCCCGGCAGGTCGGTTGCGGACCGTCGGAGTTTCGGCAACGGCAGCGTGAACGCAAAGGACGCTAG